The following are from one region of the Bremerella sp. JC817 genome:
- a CDS encoding M24 family metallopeptidase → MRQVEEYQAIQAISKEVLAEIGASLVVSDTEATIARRAQQLLADRGITDTWYHDCPALVLAGTRSCLSLSGRDYVPADEPLGNFNLVTVDLSPCREGIWGDCARSFYVENGHSVSEPEDAEFQQGKAALNTLHSRLQQFAKPDMSFDDLGRFMKNEIQELRFVELDFLSNYGHTIETDLAARSYIEKGNPRSLRSVDLFTFEPHIRPVEGRWGFKHEEIYYFEGEVLRVL, encoded by the coding sequence ATGCGACAGGTCGAAGAGTATCAGGCGATTCAAGCAATTTCTAAAGAAGTCTTAGCAGAAATCGGGGCGAGCCTTGTCGTATCCGATACGGAAGCGACCATCGCCCGTCGTGCCCAGCAGTTGCTGGCCGATCGCGGTATTACCGATACGTGGTACCACGATTGTCCGGCCCTGGTGTTAGCCGGAACACGATCTTGTCTTTCGCTCTCGGGACGCGACTACGTGCCTGCCGACGAGCCTCTCGGGAATTTCAACCTGGTGACCGTCGACTTGAGTCCCTGTCGAGAAGGCATCTGGGGTGACTGTGCCCGAAGCTTCTACGTTGAAAATGGCCACTCTGTCAGCGAGCCTGAAGATGCCGAGTTCCAGCAAGGCAAAGCAGCCCTCAACACCTTGCATAGTCGCCTGCAACAGTTCGCTAAACCAGATATGAGCTTCGATGATCTTGGGCGATTCATGAAGAACGAAATTCAGGAACTCCGATTCGTGGAGCTCGACTTTCTCAGCAACTATGGCCATACGATCGAAACGGATCTGGCTGCACGCAGTTATATCGAGAAGGGCAATCCACGAAGTTTGCGTTCGGTGGATCTATTCACGTTCGAACCCCATATTCGACCAGTCGAAGGACGATGGGGTTTCAAGCACGAAGAGATCTATTACTTCGAAGGCGAGGTCCTCCGCGTATTGTGA
- a CDS encoding type VI secretion protein IcmF/TssM N-terminal domain-containing protein — translation MMSFVYNVIYYLTLPFTAFNTLASAMPGVRNLGKITVPTRIALLVFLFLFFVLISFCISFQFSGTSAQWTDYLLDWKTGLAVLFLMIVIPVVSYYVVKIWMEEETSDFPDIDKAWKQGIHELDKHGIPLGSTPLFLVLGNQDERRASNLMRASGFGFNVSDPAQGPAALHWYANSDAIFIFLTKASCLSTLAEGFQRRTGPGSQLATPSMREIPGGQTIVAGAGQQSLVNEPLPDHTLGADDDDQQHFMEAPPQMAGIGATMNFGQGLDAGQTMAFSPDAPAPGMASMRQSKADLTDQMERLKYVCTLINKARRPVCPINGLLVTVPFELVEDASEPVQVAIQSDLDVIRGMTRLRCSVTALVTEMESAPGFLELIRRVGEKRAQEQRFGKGFNVWNPPIAEQLEAVSQHATGAFEDWTYLLFREKDGLRRPGNPKLFELLCKIRGRFSECLTNIVANSFGYEPDKNPRAAHNSLLFSGCYFAATGDTKDRQAFVRSVLYRVMEQDAELDWSYEALEENSSADFAANVAALIGGVCLLLLIGMGLNAAFGEYMPWNQDG, via the coding sequence ATGATGTCATTCGTTTACAACGTCATCTACTACCTCACTCTTCCGTTTACCGCGTTCAACACGTTGGCCTCGGCCATGCCAGGCGTGCGGAACCTGGGGAAGATCACGGTTCCGACACGCATCGCGCTGTTGGTGTTCCTGTTCCTCTTCTTTGTGCTGATTTCGTTCTGCATCTCGTTCCAGTTTTCAGGCACCTCCGCGCAGTGGACCGACTATTTGCTCGACTGGAAGACCGGCCTGGCCGTGCTCTTTTTGATGATCGTGATCCCGGTCGTTTCGTACTACGTCGTGAAGATCTGGATGGAAGAAGAAACCTCCGACTTCCCCGATATCGATAAGGCCTGGAAGCAAGGTATCCATGAACTCGACAAGCATGGCATTCCTTTGGGAAGTACGCCCTTGTTTTTAGTGCTGGGCAACCAGGACGAGCGTCGCGCCAGCAACTTGATGCGTGCCTCGGGATTTGGTTTCAACGTTTCTGATCCTGCTCAGGGACCGGCCGCGTTGCACTGGTATGCCAATTCCGACGCCATCTTCATCTTTCTGACGAAGGCATCGTGCCTTTCAACACTGGCCGAAGGCTTCCAGCGTCGGACCGGGCCAGGCTCGCAGTTAGCGACACCTTCCATGCGAGAAATCCCAGGCGGGCAAACGATTGTCGCCGGTGCTGGCCAACAAAGTCTGGTCAACGAGCCACTACCAGATCATACGCTCGGTGCGGACGACGACGATCAGCAGCACTTCATGGAAGCTCCTCCGCAAATGGCCGGAATCGGAGCGACGATGAACTTTGGTCAAGGACTCGACGCGGGGCAGACGATGGCGTTCAGTCCCGATGCCCCAGCACCTGGCATGGCCAGCATGCGGCAATCGAAGGCCGATCTGACCGATCAGATGGAACGCTTGAAGTACGTTTGTACGTTGATCAACAAAGCCCGTCGCCCGGTCTGTCCGATCAATGGATTGCTGGTCACAGTGCCGTTTGAACTGGTCGAAGATGCCAGCGAACCGGTTCAAGTCGCGATTCAAAGCGACCTGGATGTGATCCGCGGCATGACCCGTTTGCGATGCAGCGTGACGGCCCTGGTTACCGAAATGGAAAGTGCCCCAGGCTTCCTCGAACTGATTCGACGCGTCGGCGAAAAGCGAGCCCAGGAACAACGCTTCGGCAAAGGTTTCAATGTCTGGAATCCTCCGATCGCCGAGCAGTTGGAAGCGGTCTCGCAGCATGCGACCGGGGCGTTCGAGGATTGGACTTACCTGCTGTTTCGCGAGAAAGATGGTCTTCGTCGGCCTGGCAATCCCAAACTGTTCGAACTGCTGTGTAAGATTCGGGGGCGATTCAGCGAGTGCCTGACGAACATTGTCGCCAACTCGTTTGGTTACGAGCCGGATAAGAATCCACGTGCGGCCCACAACTCGCTGCTGTTCAGCGGTTGTTATTTCGCAGCGACTGGCGACACCAAAGATCGCCAGGCCTTCGTGCGGAGCGTGCTGTATCGCGTGATGGAGCAAGACGCCGAGCTCGATTGGAGCTACGAGGCACTGGAAGAAAACAGCAGTGCCGACTTCGCGGCAAACGTGGCCGCGCTCATTGGTGGAGTCTGTTTGCTACTGCTGATTGGGATGGGACTCAACGCGGCGTTCGGCGAATACATGCCTTGGAATCAGGATGGCTAA
- a CDS encoding DotU family type IV/VI secretion system protein has protein sequence MTPKFAKAVDPIFLCMLDLLDRIERDGNSLDPSQERIRVKKRIDTAENLLGQTAEWELAKYALVGWIDQMLITAPWNGANWWQNNDLEYECFHSGKAFEHFFVAAREAQSLPNKDALEVYYVCVVLGFRGLYGHPHSLQYTQHYGLPADLDTWAKQTASALQLAIGRSPIIDRPEPGEGAPPLTGYNKLINMTLFAVVMVAICIGYFLMFGVNK, from the coding sequence ATGACCCCCAAATTTGCCAAAGCAGTCGATCCCATCTTTCTCTGTATGCTCGATCTGTTGGATCGGATCGAGCGCGACGGGAACTCGCTCGATCCCAGTCAGGAGCGAATCCGCGTGAAGAAGCGGATCGATACGGCCGAGAATCTGCTCGGACAGACCGCCGAGTGGGAACTGGCGAAGTACGCTTTGGTGGGTTGGATCGATCAGATGCTGATCACCGCGCCATGGAACGGTGCCAACTGGTGGCAGAATAACGACCTGGAATACGAATGCTTCCACAGTGGAAAAGCGTTCGAGCACTTCTTCGTCGCGGCACGTGAAGCCCAAAGCTTGCCGAACAAAGACGCCCTGGAAGTCTATTACGTCTGCGTCGTGCTTGGCTTCCGCGGTTTGTATGGCCATCCGCATTCGCTGCAGTACACCCAGCACTACGGCTTGCCGGCCGACTTGGATACCTGGGCCAAGCAGACCGCTTCGGCACTTCAATTGGCGATTGGTCGTAGCCCGATCATCGATCGTCCTGAGCCCGGCGAAGGGGCTCCACCGCTGACCGGTTACAACAAGCTGATCAACATGACCCTGTTTGCGGTGGTGATGGTCGCGATTTGTATCGGTTACTTTTTGATGTTTGGGGTTAACAAATAG
- a CDS encoding glutamate-cysteine ligase family protein yields MLAESTESESNSISLFEAFGVEVEYMIVHDTSLDVAPIADQVLRDEEGQPSEEVEHGDIAWSNELAAHVVELKTNGPAPSFAGLAQKFQANVNEINASLGQIGALLMPSAMHPWMRPELEMKLWPYGYNEVYEAFNVIFNCTGHGWANLQSCHLNLPFATDEEFGRLHAAIRLLLPILPALTASSPVCERQMTPHLDHRLETYRHNADRIPQVAGHVIPEAVFTRKDYEEQILQPIYDAMAPLDLPGVLRHEWANSRGAIARFMRNTIEIRVMDVQEHPAADVAICQLVANVAKALTEEKWSSTAEQQKAETKRLKEIFLNVIDDADETVIVDPDYLQHFGWTEGTCTANQLWRSLADQFPVEEKPLADALQVILEEGTLAHRIVRTLHGKFESRLLPVYRELCGCLQEGRSFHGLD; encoded by the coding sequence ATGCTGGCTGAATCGACTGAATCCGAGAGCAATTCCATTTCGCTGTTTGAAGCATTTGGAGTCGAAGTCGAGTACATGATTGTTCACGATACGTCGCTCGATGTCGCCCCGATTGCCGACCAGGTCTTGCGCGACGAAGAGGGGCAGCCGAGTGAAGAAGTCGAGCATGGCGATATCGCCTGGTCGAACGAATTGGCCGCCCACGTCGTCGAACTGAAGACCAACGGTCCAGCCCCCAGCTTTGCCGGCCTGGCCCAGAAATTCCAGGCGAACGTGAACGAGATCAACGCGTCGCTTGGTCAGATTGGTGCGCTTTTGATGCCAAGTGCCATGCATCCGTGGATGCGTCCAGAACTGGAAATGAAGCTGTGGCCTTATGGCTACAACGAAGTCTACGAAGCGTTCAACGTCATTTTCAACTGCACTGGTCACGGTTGGGCCAATCTGCAAAGCTGCCACTTAAACCTGCCTTTCGCGACGGACGAAGAGTTCGGCCGATTGCATGCGGCCATTCGTTTGCTGCTGCCGATCTTGCCGGCCCTGACCGCCAGCAGTCCGGTTTGCGAACGCCAAATGACGCCGCACCTGGATCATCGCTTGGAAACGTATCGCCACAATGCCGACCGAATCCCTCAGGTCGCCGGGCATGTTATTCCTGAAGCCGTTTTCACGCGGAAGGATTACGAAGAGCAGATCCTGCAGCCGATCTACGACGCGATGGCTCCGCTCGACTTGCCAGGCGTACTGCGGCATGAATGGGCCAACAGTCGCGGTGCGATCGCTCGTTTCATGCGAAACACGATCGAAATCCGCGTGATGGACGTGCAAGAGCATCCCGCCGCCGACGTGGCGATCTGCCAGTTGGTAGCCAACGTGGCCAAGGCATTGACCGAAGAGAAATGGAGCTCGACGGCCGAGCAGCAAAAGGCGGAAACGAAGCGACTGAAAGAGATCTTCCTGAACGTGATCGACGACGCCGACGAAACAGTGATTGTCGATCCCGACTACCTGCAGCACTTCGGCTGGACGGAAGGGACCTGTACCGCCAACCAGTTGTGGCGATCGTTGGCCGATCAGTTTCCGGTAGAAGAAAAGCCACTGGCCGATGCCTTGCAGGTCATCCTCGAAGAAGGAACCTTGGCCCATCGCATCGTGCGGACACTGCATGGCAAGTTCGAGAGCCGGCTGTTGCCAGTTTACCGCGAACTGTGCGGTTGCCTCCAGGAAGGTCGCTCGTTCCACGGGCTCGACTAA
- a CDS encoding DUF1559 domain-containing protein — protein sequence MTIFPTPRKSPREGFTLVELLVVIAIIGVLIALLLPAVQQAREAARRMQCKNNLKQMGLALHNYVDTYRVLPMGCTVDLSTSTSASNGSWGVHGRILQFLEQGNLYDNVDITIAWDFQTAIDGLKIPGYGCPSDPGAGRERDPGGGKVKLWPTSYGFNYGTWFVFNPSNKQGGNGLFYPNSSLSFRDATDGSSNTLLGAEVKAWTPYFRNGGPSTTTIPNTIADAEAIIASGDEFKNTGHTEWPDGRVHHTGFTVTMPPNAKTSCSNGGTTYEECDFNSWQEGKDGNAGSPTYSIVTSRSWHPGVVDVVMFDGSSRSISETIDLTIWRSLGTRAGGEVVSDF from the coding sequence ATGACGATTTTTCCAACCCCACGGAAATCGCCACGCGAAGGTTTCACGCTTGTTGAACTTTTAGTCGTGATCGCCATTATTGGTGTCCTGATCGCTTTGTTGTTGCCAGCCGTGCAACAAGCTCGGGAAGCTGCCCGGAGGATGCAGTGCAAAAACAACCTCAAACAGATGGGCCTCGCCCTGCACAACTACGTCGATACCTACCGCGTACTGCCGATGGGCTGCACAGTCGACCTATCGACATCCACCAGTGCCAGTAACGGGTCGTGGGGCGTGCATGGTCGAATTTTGCAGTTTCTGGAACAAGGCAACCTGTACGACAACGTCGACATCACGATTGCCTGGGACTTCCAGACGGCGATCGATGGCCTGAAGATCCCTGGTTATGGCTGCCCAAGTGATCCCGGTGCTGGTCGCGAACGCGACCCAGGCGGCGGCAAGGTGAAACTGTGGCCGACCAGCTATGGCTTCAATTACGGTACCTGGTTCGTCTTCAATCCTTCCAACAAGCAAGGTGGCAACGGGCTGTTCTATCCGAACTCGAGCTTGTCGTTCCGCGACGCGACCGATGGTTCATCCAACACGCTGCTGGGTGCTGAAGTAAAGGCCTGGACACCTTACTTCCGCAATGGCGGCCCGTCGACGACGACCATTCCGAACACGATCGCCGATGCCGAAGCGATCATCGCTTCCGGCGACGAGTTCAAGAACACCGGGCACACGGAATGGCCTGACGGTCGCGTACATCACACCGGCTTCACCGTCACGATGCCACCGAACGCGAAGACCTCGTGCTCTAACGGCGGAACTACGTACGAAGAGTGCGACTTCAATTCGTGGCAGGAAGGTAAGGACGGCAACGCTGGTAGCCCGACCTACTCGATCGTCACCTCGCGAAGCTGGCACCCAGGCGTCGTCGACGTCGTGATGTTCGACGGCAGCAGTCGCTCGATCAGCGAAACGATCGACCTGACCATCTGGCGTTCGCTCGGCACGCGTGCCGGTGGCGAAGTCGTCTCCGACTTCTAA
- a CDS encoding N-formylglutamate amidohydrolase: MKRSSTRVLLFTCEHGGNQVPRKFAGRFADHQDLLKTHRGWDPGALKTAKAFAQAADVQLFFSETTRLLVDLNRSEWNPALMSSLVPPPNEEERDEILEKWYRPFRQQVLDWVTQHVQQKQQVWHLSFHSFTPELNGEVRNAEIGLLYDPQREPERALAARWKETLRETLPECRVRMNYPYRGITDGHTTALRKRFGAGEYVGIELEVNQLLYAQAPAQVKRLIAGLQGSFLAAHQGI, translated from the coding sequence ATGAAACGATCTTCAACTCGCGTCTTGCTCTTCACCTGCGAACATGGTGGTAACCAGGTGCCTCGCAAGTTCGCTGGGCGGTTTGCGGATCACCAAGACCTCTTGAAGACACATCGTGGCTGGGACCCGGGTGCTTTGAAGACAGCAAAGGCCTTCGCCCAGGCTGCCGACGTCCAGCTGTTTTTCAGTGAGACGACCCGCTTGTTGGTCGACTTGAACCGGTCGGAATGGAACCCGGCATTGATGTCCAGCCTCGTGCCTCCGCCCAACGAGGAGGAGCGAGACGAGATCCTGGAAAAGTGGTATCGGCCGTTCCGTCAGCAGGTACTCGATTGGGTGACCCAGCACGTCCAGCAGAAGCAACAGGTCTGGCACCTTTCGTTTCACAGCTTCACGCCGGAGCTGAACGGGGAAGTCCGCAATGCCGAGATCGGTCTGCTGTACGATCCCCAACGCGAGCCGGAGCGGGCGCTGGCAGCTCGCTGGAAGGAAACGTTACGAGAGACGCTACCGGAGTGCCGGGTCCGGATGAACTATCCCTACCGCGGAATCACGGATGGTCATACGACCGCGTTGCGTAAAAGATTCGGGGCAGGGGAGTACGTCGGAATCGAGCTGGAAGTGAATCAGCTGCTTTATGCCCAAGCGCCGGCCCAGGTCAAACGGCTGATAGCAGGCCTGCAGGGGAGCTTCCTGGCCGCCCACCAGGGGATTTAA
- the tssK gene encoding type VI secretion system baseplate subunit TssK codes for MKNPPIHWSEGMFLRPHHFQAQDRHWYEFLENSFRDLIPYAYGIRSIEISDQAIANFQIDVSHCEARMRDGTIISIGGNDQMDRVDLRQGLQGLQNLKEIFLENEVIRVYLAVPRVKLGHENTARDSQSSQTRYYEFSREDEEENRGGNPQEVSYRELNIRILLSTDELSGYDLLPICQIIRNEADGTPRIDPNYCPPCLAIEAWTPLGTGIVRRTFDLIGERIERFRNDILNQNITWDPREIGDLEKMMRLRTLNEAYAELRVLGFSDGIHPLTVYTTLCRIVGQLAIFDDKQRRVETIPKYDHENLAEIFQWAYNEIRRLSEGRIDATYEHRFFLGSGQSMHVQLDPKWFDPSWEWYIGFEGVSISKEDTYQLVTQGFHWVFGSGEQVETLFRNNMPGVRLRPVAQPPRVLPQGGNWVYFQVQRQGPPWDDVQRTQTMGWRFQEEYIHDVKELQGKKRLVLNIRNQLIALHVAVFALRHGEQNRA; via the coding sequence ATGAAGAACCCACCCATCCATTGGTCGGAAGGGATGTTTCTTCGGCCCCATCATTTCCAAGCCCAGGATCGCCACTGGTACGAGTTCCTCGAAAACTCTTTCCGGGACCTGATCCCTTATGCCTATGGGATTCGTTCCATCGAAATCAGCGACCAGGCAATCGCCAATTTCCAGATTGACGTCTCGCACTGCGAAGCCCGGATGCGGGATGGCACGATCATCTCGATCGGCGGCAACGACCAGATGGACCGCGTCGATCTGCGGCAAGGTCTTCAGGGGCTGCAGAACCTGAAAGAGATCTTCCTCGAAAACGAAGTCATTCGAGTCTACCTGGCAGTCCCGCGCGTCAAACTGGGGCACGAGAACACGGCTCGCGATTCTCAATCTTCCCAGACACGCTACTACGAATTCTCGCGCGAGGACGAAGAAGAGAACCGCGGCGGAAACCCTCAAGAGGTCTCGTACCGCGAACTGAACATCCGCATCTTGTTGTCGACCGACGAACTTTCCGGCTACGACTTGCTGCCGATCTGCCAGATCATTCGCAACGAAGCTGACGGCACGCCGCGCATCGATCCGAACTATTGCCCACCTTGCCTGGCAATTGAAGCCTGGACGCCGCTGGGGACCGGCATCGTCCGCCGAACGTTCGATTTGATTGGCGAACGCATCGAACGCTTCCGCAACGACATCTTAAACCAGAACATTACCTGGGACCCGCGCGAGATTGGCGATCTCGAGAAAATGATGCGTCTGCGAACCTTGAACGAAGCCTACGCCGAACTGCGAGTGCTGGGGTTCAGCGATGGGATTCATCCGTTAACGGTCTATACAACCCTTTGCCGAATCGTCGGCCAGTTGGCGATCTTCGACGACAAGCAGCGACGCGTCGAAACGATTCCGAAGTACGACCACGAGAACCTGGCCGAGATCTTCCAGTGGGCCTACAACGAAATTCGCCGTTTAAGCGAAGGTCGCATCGACGCGACCTACGAACATCGCTTCTTCCTGGGAAGCGGCCAGTCGATGCATGTCCAATTGGATCCAAAGTGGTTCGATCCGAGCTGGGAGTGGTACATCGGTTTCGAGGGGGTAAGCATCTCGAAGGAAGATACGTACCAACTGGTAACCCAGGGCTTCCACTGGGTGTTTGGTAGCGGCGAACAGGTCGAAACGCTCTTCCGCAATAACATGCCAGGGGTTCGCTTGCGTCCCGTTGCGCAGCCACCGCGGGTCTTACCGCAAGGTGGCAACTGGGTTTACTTCCAGGTGCAGCGGCAAGGACCGCCATGGGACGATGTCCAACGAACGCAGACGATGGGCTGGCGTTTCCAGGAAGAATACATTCACGATGTCAAAGAACTGCAAGGCAAGAAGCGTCTTGTCTTGAACATTCGGAATCAACTTATCGCGCTGCATGTGGCAGTCTTCGCATTGCGGCACGGAGAGCAGAATCGGGCTTAA
- a CDS encoding class I SAM-dependent methyltransferase has protein sequence MDAIIDLFEGLQRMSPGSEATTSEAIATATQGRTWRSLVEFGCGRGISTMLLAEQTSAKITAVDTCGAFLQQLQVEAATRGYADRVHIRQQSMDTTWPEGTSFDAVWCEGSVYSIGLDNALRLWHPLLSPGGVLAVSDLVWLTDSPDPEADAYWKRQGVSLRSRGEIEQLLPEHGFRLLSSFVFPDSDWQNYYGPISQRLETWIDGYTDRQEAELVAAAFEEEMATYSRFGQQYGYVFFLAEV, from the coding sequence ATGGACGCGATCATCGACCTGTTTGAAGGCCTTCAACGAATGTCGCCGGGCAGCGAAGCGACAACCTCCGAGGCGATCGCGACGGCAACCCAAGGACGAACCTGGCGATCGCTCGTCGAGTTTGGCTGTGGTCGCGGTATCTCGACGATGCTGCTGGCCGAGCAGACTTCCGCGAAGATCACGGCAGTCGATACCTGCGGTGCTTTCCTACAGCAACTGCAAGTCGAAGCGGCGACGCGAGGCTATGCCGATCGCGTTCACATCCGTCAGCAAAGCATGGATACCACTTGGCCAGAAGGGACCTCATTCGATGCGGTCTGGTGCGAAGGTTCCGTCTACAGCATTGGGCTCGACAACGCTTTGCGATTGTGGCATCCACTTCTCAGCCCAGGCGGGGTTCTGGCTGTCAGTGATCTGGTCTGGCTGACGGACTCCCCCGACCCGGAAGCCGACGCCTATTGGAAACGGCAAGGCGTCTCACTTCGCTCGCGCGGGGAGATCGAGCAGTTGTTGCCTGAGCATGGATTTCGATTGCTGAGTAGCTTCGTGTTTCCCGATAGCGATTGGCAGAACTATTACGGGCCGATCTCTCAGCGGCTTGAAACCTGGATCGATGGCTATACCGACCGCCAGGAGGCGGAACTGGTCGCGGCGGCTTTCGAGGAGGAAATGGCGACATATTCACGGTTTGGGCAGCAATACGGCTACGTCTTTTTCCTGGCCGAGGTTTAA
- a CDS encoding serine protease, producing the protein MLKTVSLVLLALLVSASLLTSPLHAESEDPTTLMFRATVKLSNPGSTGTGFILTPDEGKTFILVTAKHVLDKTNGDETSVVFRIKTAEGEYKKQLVPLAIRKDDKPLWVNHPEQDVAAIYVTPPADADLPHLPTSLLATEEHLRTKGVHPGRKLTMLGYPHREESSEAGFAILRNGPLASFPVLPTSKTKTFYISTSIFSGDSGGPVFTTLAGEEEGSAEQPLIMGVVHGQRFLNDTMKGNYMTIKTHHQFGLAIIVHASFVIETLELLK; encoded by the coding sequence ATGTTGAAGACTGTTTCTCTCGTGCTCTTGGCCCTGCTCGTTTCTGCTTCCCTGCTGACATCGCCGCTGCATGCCGAGTCGGAAGATCCCACCACGCTCATGTTCCGGGCCACGGTGAAACTGAGTAATCCTGGTTCCACCGGGACTGGTTTCATTCTGACGCCTGACGAAGGCAAAACCTTCATCCTGGTGACAGCCAAGCACGTGCTCGACAAAACCAACGGCGATGAAACCTCGGTCGTCTTTCGCATTAAAACAGCGGAAGGAGAGTACAAGAAGCAATTGGTTCCGCTCGCCATCCGCAAAGATGACAAGCCGCTGTGGGTAAACCACCCGGAACAAGACGTCGCCGCGATCTACGTGACTCCGCCAGCAGACGCCGACCTTCCACATCTGCCAACCAGCTTGTTGGCAACCGAAGAACATCTGCGAACCAAGGGTGTGCACCCAGGCCGCAAGTTGACCATGCTGGGCTATCCGCATCGCGAAGAATCGAGCGAGGCAGGCTTCGCAATTTTGCGAAACGGTCCATTGGCATCGTTCCCAGTCCTGCCAACCAGCAAGACCAAGACGTTTTACATCAGCACCAGTATCTTCAGCGGTGACAGCGGCGGGCCGGTCTTTACGACGCTTGCCGGCGAAGAAGAAGGATCCGCAGAGCAGCCACTGATTATGGGAGTCGTGCATGGCCAGCGGTTTCTGAACGACACGATGAAGGGGAACTATATGACGATCAAAACCCATCATCAGTTCGGGCTGGCTATCATCGTGCACGCCTCGTTCGTGATCGAAACGCTGGAACTGCTGAAATAG